gtggtattctCGGCCTTCTCGCCAATGGCCTCTTTGCGGACACGGCTCTCATCGCTCTTGATGGCGTCAACACGGCTGTGCCAGGTGGATGGATCGAACACAACTACAAGCAACTCTACATCCAGTTCGCCTACGTCTGTGCTTGCTGCGCATACGTCTTCGTTATGACTGCTATTCTCGCCAAGATTGTCGACATTATTCCATTCCTCGGCCTACGTGCTACAGAGGATGGCGAGATCCTTGGTATGGACGACGATCAAATTGGCGAGTTTGTGCAAGACTTTGTTGAAGTTCGCCGTGATTTCGATTCATGGAATGCTCCAGCATCGGGCGCCAATGGATTGCACCAACGCTCTAATGGACATGACATTGCTGCAGGTGATCGACATGGTGTTCCAGATCACTCCGCAAGGGACGAGCCTCGCGCCCAGTACGTTCCTGAGACCTCTAGTGGGTCTCACAACGAAAAGGTCGAGTAAGAGGCAGATTTCGGCCTTGAGCGCTGTTATATTTTGGAGATGTTGTGATGTTATACTAGTTAATTGTTATGTCTGAGGAGTGTACGGGATCTTTTTTTCTTGCTTCTATTATTGCTGTCTTTCCCTGTCACTCTACTGTCCGTGTTTTGTTGTTTAGTAGGTCGGTGCATTGTGTGTAGATCATATACAAAAGGATAAAGGCTGTTTCAGCGTACAACACGGTGATATTCTAAGTCACCCTCTCAGAGCTATATTAAGTGAGTAGCAATGCAGCAGTGTCGTGAGTGTCAACTATGAGAGTGTAGCTTGTCGTGAAGGTGCCTAAGTCTATAGCAGTCCACAGTTGAATACAATGGTCGTTGTATGCGAAAAAATACACTTGCCTTTCCCAGTCCACATATCATGTACTTTGCAGCTCGTACAAGTGAGCCCAGTTACCTAGTGAACGCATCTGATTAGCACGATGTAACGCTAGTTAATAGTTTGCGATGATTTACCTCAGAAAAAGTAACTATCTTGCTTGCCGGCGCCGACCCAACATTCATAATAAACACATGCGTCCCCTTGGCGGACTTGCCGGTGTAGTACTCCGGTGGGGTTGTGGTTCCGGACTTGTATGGTTTTGCGGGAGCACCAACCGTAGTATCTTGTGAAAAGGCCAAAAGCTCGGCATTTTTGATGATTGCGAGCTGAGTTGCGTTTAGTTTTGAGAGCTATGGCACACTTTAATACGTATCAAAATTGTTGGTTTTCCTGACGTACATCGGTTCCAAGAAGGATTGGGCTTTTGAGGGCCACCCACATTGCAAAGTGAGTTCGTTGTTCGCTGCTTATTGTGCTCAGTTGGGCTGTCTTTGGGAGAGAAAAACAAAGCGTACTTGATGGTCAAAGCTCCATTGCCTATCTCCATCATGTCCATATCGTCTATGTTTTTTTATATTAGCTTCCATTGAAAGGTGCCCGCGGAATATGACATACTATGCCCATAGAATTCTATTCGATTGGTTCAATCGCTCCATCCTCCACATTATTCGAATATATTACTCACCAACGTAGTTCAAGTAATTGGTGTTCCTGGCAATAATACTTGTAATATAACTCCATGAGGCGCTCGAGTCTCCTGACATCCGCCAGGAATGCCCAACCCGGGAACCCCATGTCCATACATCTGCATTGCCTAAACAATACAGTGTTTGCCAAGCAGATTTTAAGCTATAATTCTTTGGCTCACCCCAGTTGCAAATACCGTACTGGATAGGCCGAATTGATGCCACAGAGGCGAGCGCCGATCTATATGTTCATTCTTCAAGCTCAATCCGAACCTCTCAAAAGTGAATACGCACGTCATTTGTCTGTACCGGATTCCTGAATTAGAGTTGTACCCTATATAATGAAGCTGAGCAAGGAGGCATATAACTGGGCCAAATAGCTGATGTCTTACAGTCAAAATCTGGTCCACCCTATTATCAAACGgtctaagcaccaagccgtAAATTTCCCTTGATTGAGGACTCACATAGGTATCTGTCCAGTTGCTGGGTACGTTGCAGTTGTCATATTTAAGATCTAAATATAAATGATGACAAGTTCTTGAAAAGGGAAACCATATGTAAACTCACAATCGATTCCCCATTCTGCAAACGTCTGTGCGTCAATATTTTCGTATCCAAGAGATCCGGGGAACCCGGCGCAGGTCAGTGTGCCAGCGTCGCTATCAATAGGTCCCGTAGTTAGTGACAGAGCTTTGTAAGCGGCGatgtacgcatatatacctATATATGCCAACCAACAATCCTAGCGAATGGATGTAATCCGCTACGCTCTTGATCCCATTTGGGAATTTGTTTAAATCTGGTTTGATGCGACTTGTCCCAACATCCCTTCCAGTAATGTTTGACCAACAATCCTAAGTTGATATGTGAGACCAACAAGGAACACAAAGATCATAATCCCGACTTACATCGATATTGACATAGTTATAGCCCGCGTCCTTTAGCCCGAGCGATACAAGCGCATCGGCAGCAGCACGGATCTTGGCCTCATTTATGTTTCCTTGATATGCATTCCTGTCGGCCGACCGAGACATCAGGCATCCAACTCGGTTGCGAACTGGCGAAGTCTCACCAAGAATTCCACCCTAATGCAGGAGTCTTCCCAACAGGCGACTGGGTCCAGCACCCGATGGCTGAGGCGCAGCACTCGTAGTGATGTGGTGACCTGCTAGTCGAAGTAGCAACAGAAGTAGTGGAAACTTGGCTCGTACACCTGTGCTTGTTTCTCGCGTGCTCGTCGCAGGCACGCATTGAGAGTAATCTTATCCACGATTCAGTACCATTGAGGCTAAATGGGATAATGCTGACGCTCACAATCGTTGTATTTTATGCACACCGCCCCCGAGATACAGGTCGTCCCGCCCTGGACCGCGCGTTTACTTCAGCGGCTCTTGAGCGCTAGTACTGAGATAAAAACATACCGTCCAACCATTCCTGTTAATGTTAAGATAGCCAAACATTTTATCAGCACTTAGACCATAGATGCATGAGCCAATGTTCGAAAGTTTGGAGAAATTCCAAAATTTGCGCCACAATGTGTGTTGAATAAAGTATAGAGACATACCGCCGCACTGTGTATACAAAGGCTGTTGTGCATCAACTATGCCTATGGCACACTATTGATAAGATTAGAATACGTGCATATATAAGGATCTCGAGAAGAGAACATAGCTTACCCCAAGAAAGATAAAAGTAGCTACGGGAATTCCAATCATATCTCAAGCAGCTATAGATCTTTTACGCCAGGAGCGTTGAGTGAGCCTCATTCCCCAGCTGGCACTTGGGAGCATTAATATATTCCATAATTTCCTGGGGCTTCTGACTTCAGCGCGCCAGGGAAAAAGTCGGAGACATAAGCTTCCACTCGTGGATGCAAGAAGTAGAAAAATGCACGAAGGTAGGTATAGCGGGGCACTTCGGCAGCCAATATAGTCATGGGGTTACTTAAGAATGGGGGGAACGGCTAAGCAAATGACAGAGCTGTTTCCAGTCCAATATCTTCATTAGGCTTTATCGCAGTACTACATTCATAAGGAAAAGGATCAGGGATCGAGAAATACAGAAAGGTAGTTATAGGCCATTAGACGAGGGGTATTAATAAACACCAGGAGCCACCATCGTAAGAGATCGTCAGAACTCATCATTCAGGAACAGGGACTGCCCCTCAATTAGTGATCATGGTGCTGAGGGTCGCGGCTGCGGCTAGTGAGCCTGTCGATAAATCCTCCGATTCCAGTGTGTTCCTTCCGCCCACGGCCTTCTTCGGCAACTCCATGGGGATCTGGACAATCTCGCATGTTAGGTATATTTTGGACAGCCGAACCATGTTACGAACCAGCATGATGCACCGGTTTCATATTACCGGCTCCGCCCCGACCAGATGAACGCCATTGTACACCTTCAGCTACGGGAGACGGTGCAATGATTTCGGGGCAGGGGCAGCTCCAGCGGTAACGTTCCCAGCGCCTCCACGACCAGACGAGTGGCTAAAATACATTTTGGTAGCGTTAGATATAGAACATGTATTGCCAAAATGAGCTTACAATTCAGGGACATGGGCATGATGAACACGTTCTTCTTCTTCGAGGTTAGCGAGGCCATGTCCATCGCCAGCAGTGATGTTGCCGAAGCCACCCCGGCCAGAGGAGTGGACCGCCTTGGAGGGCTCGCGAGAGCGTGAGCGGAGCGATCCATGTTTCCATAGCCACCACGGCCAGTTGAGTGCTATAACCATCAGTAGTGAGTCGAAAGTAATTGATAGTATTCAAAGGACCCACAACTTGGCCTTCCTCAGTTCTGCGATGATCTTCGATGATCTCTCGCTCGTGGCTCAGAGCACGGATGTCGGCCTCAGGATCCCGAGAAGGGGAACGGATGTTACCTGCTCCTCCACGGCCGGAGTGAGTAACCTACCAGGAAATCAGTATAAACAGGTCGATAATAGCGATTAAAAGAACGCACTTTGCTAGCAGGAAGAATCTCCCGACCACGCTCCTGGCCGACGCCATCTTCGCGCGTGCGAGAAACGGATTCGGAGCGGACGAAATTGCCCGCACCTCCGCGACCGGTAGATTGCTAAGGGTTCCATGACCCGATCAACCTACCGAAACCATTTTTCGCACAATATAATACTTACAAATTCGCGACCGCGAGAACGAGACCTATCTGCCATAGTCAAATAATCAGATGTAAGAATAAGTGGATACGAGAAGATCAAGGAGACGGACGCAGAGGTGGGTCTGCAGTGGGTATTAAGAAGCGCAAACTTTTGCGATTGCCGGCACCGATAGGACCAGGTCACGCTATGTGGGGCCAAGCCAGGCACCTGACGCAAACATGACATATTTCTCATCGCTTCGCTGTCTGCAACGGCCGACTCCAGCACCTCGGccgaatatatgcgcttctCGCACCTCGATAAGAGAACAGCCACCCCGGGGTTTCTAACCCTATCTTTCCAGCATAATATAAGTATCGTGCTTACCTGCAGTGGTTGGCAAACGCCCATCCCTTGCCTCTACTTGTGAACGCTCAGGACTCAACACCCGTTTAAAGCTATCGCGCAAATTCGCAAAAGTACCGGTGCTAGTAGTGTGAGAATTCAAAGTCGAGCCGTCGATTTCAGCACTAGCCATATTGAATGCAGTGGAACAATATTTTATTCGGTTGTTTTGGTTAAAGTGAGTAAGCGAATATGGTGTGGAGTAAGAGGGATGGTTGGGGCAACTTGACTGGTCTGGCCACAGCCGTTTTTATAGAGGGGCCAAGCCCGGGTAGCCATACAATTTTCACCAAGACCTGGATTGCGCGACCGGCCAGACATATGCACTATTGCCCCACGTGCGAGGCAACCCTGTCCTAGGTCAGCAGACATTCGCACCTCCTCGATTTGCACCTTGTGGTCCTCAATTGATCACGGGTGCCGTTACCCCTCGATTCGATCAATCCCCGCATTTGCGACTAAATTGAATAAAGCATAGACTTCAACGCTTCAATCGAGACTCCTATGGCTAGTCTATGCAAGGAGGTATGTATTCCGCAGCTTTCAAGACTGAACTTCCGTGAATAAGCGCCCGAAAATACATTTCCCTTCATTCTTTATCGAAAGAACATTTGTTTGCGTCGAGGATGTCCCAAGAGAAAGTTTGTGACGCGCCTATCCAATAAGCGTGCTTACCTCCTTTGATGACGTGCTTGACGGCACTGCTCCCACTTGTCCGTTTGGGTTCATTGCTCGTGTCGTATTCGATGCCAAGGCCCATTGGATACCACCTGTATGCACCAAAACATGAATAAAAACAATGCGACAAAATAACATGATAGCTCACCAAGTACGTGCATGAGGAATATCTGATCTGTCCATGTGGACTCTAGGTGTCCCAAACTGGTGTAAAAGCCCCGGCCAGCAGTAGAGCCGTCCGCAGCCCCTGCACCCCGTTCTTGATACCATGCTATAGAATGTCAAGAAGATGAGTGGTACAGTATGTTACAATGTATGAGTTCTGCCGAACCAATTGGATGGGGAGAACCTTGGTCGTAGGTTCGAATATGAGTGTCTGAAAAGCTATTTTTAGCGTGGTAAAAACGAACATTCAGGGTTTGTATACCAACCGGTATAGCTGGATGGGTCAACTGAGAGTAAAATCTTTGCACCGATGGAACGAGGGTCTGAACGGAAGTTGTAGACCTCTTCTTTGTACGTCCAGCGGTCTGGGAGCATCGTGGTACTGGGATGATCTTTGTCAAGGACCAAAAAGGTCTGAGCTTCCGTGAGTACAGCAGATTATTTGTCATGAGCGATAATTTACCACAGGCTGAAGCTCCGGGTGGTAGTCGAAAAGAGCACCTGCCATGTGTTGGTTTGAAACTCTGGCTAAGCCTGCCTAACAATAACATTTGCGTACCAACTTCTTTGTGGTAGAATGCTGTATTATATAGACATGCCGACGCGGCATGTATTCCAATATAGTTTCCGCCCTTGTCCAGGTAGGTTTGAAACGCTTGCTTCCCACTATCGTCGAGTACTACCATACATATGTTCAGCTCAAGACCAGCATATGCACTATTGGGAACGACTTGCCCTCCCCGCTATTACTCAGGAATAATATGGCATCGTATTTTTCCAGGCTGTTGCCATTGAACTGTGTGCGGTCCTCAGTAGCGTCGAAGGCGATTCCATGCTGCTGACCCAGCTCTTCGAGGGCGATTGTTGCCGCTGGGATCGACTCGTGCCGATAACTGAAAACGATTTCTTACCTCAATCGCACAGCAATTATATACCCTTACCCAGCAGTTGCGCTGTATATTAGATACGTGGGGTAACTCGTGTACCCAGGTCCAGCATTGCAGTTGTCAAGCGCATGCAGCAAGATGAAGCTCCTGACGTCACTTCAGCGCTAGTAAGGATCTCCTCGGACCCGCGGGATTTGCTCAGCAAATGGCAAGTAGGATGTATCGGCCGAGCGCCACTCGAGTTCAAAGAGACCACAACTTAATTTCCAGTCTGGGGCGTTCCTCCAGGCGCGGAAATTTGTTGACTCAGTTCATTGCTCGCCCTTTTATATTTTCTCCGAATCGCTTGCCAGCACTTCACaactaccaccaccagctCTTTCAGACCCTCTTAACTTAATCTATCCTCTTAACAAAAATGTGCCCTCACACCAATGGCGACGTTCACCCCAATGATGAGATGATCCCTGTCGACGTCTCTTCAGCTCCTCAAGTTGCAGGCTCTGTTTCCACCAATGGAACTAATGGACACACCAACGGTGCCAACGGTACCTCAAACGGTCGTCCTGGTCGTCCATTAAATCCATATGCGCCTCGCTATGCTGACTTCCTCAGCAATGTCTCCAATTTCAAGATCATTGAGAGTACTCTACGAGGTAATGCCGCTCTATATGCTATAATTAACATAGCTAACTCGATCTTGCAGAGGGAGAGCAGTTCGCCAACGCATTTTTTGACACCAAGACCAAGATTGCAATTGCCAAAGCTCTCGATGCTTTTGGCGTCGATTACATCGAGTTGACGTCCCCTGCTGCCTCTGAACAGTCTCGCCTTGATTGCGAAGCCATCTGCAAGCTTGGCCTTAAGGCCAAGATCCTCACTCACATTCGCTGCCACATGGACGATGCCCGAATTGCGGTTGAAACAGGTGTGGGGCTTCATCGTTCTCTTATTGAAATTACATCTTTATTGAAATCCATTTGGTAGGCGTTGATGGTGTCGACGTCGTTATTGGAACTTCATCTTTTCTGCGCGAGTTCTCGCATGGCAAGGACATGACATACATCACCAAGACCGCAATCGAAGTCATCAACTTCGTCAAGTCCAAGGGCATTGAGGTCCGATTTTCGTCCGAAGATTCGTTCCGATCCGATCTCGTAGATTTGCTTTCTATCTACCAAACCGTCGACAAGATTGGTGTTAACCGTGTCGGCATTGCTGACACTGTCGGTTGCGCGAACCCCAGGCAAGTCTATGACCTCGTAAGAACTCTTCGCGGTGTGGTTGGATGCGATATCGAAATTCATTTGCATAATGATACCGGTTGTGGTTAGTGTATGCATAGCTTCGATGGGTTCTCGTTTGACATTTCCGTTCTTAGCGATTGCAAATGCGTACACCGCACTTGAGGCCGGTGCGACACACATCGACACATGTAAGTTTGCGGCCCCTTATAACTGAATAGATTTTGACCCGTCGCAATGCCGTAGCCGTTCTTGGTATTGGCGAGCGTGTCGGTATTACTCCCCTCGGCGGTCTCATCGCTTGTTTGTATGCTGCGAACCCCGACTACGTCAAGAGCAAGTACAACCTCCCCATGCTTCGTGAGATTGAGAACTTAGTTGCCGAGGCGGTCGAGGTCAATGTTCCTTTTATGAACCCCATTACGTGAGTTCTTCAAACTATCAAGATATTCATTAGGTCTAACGTCGACCCCCTAGCGGCTACTGCGCGTTCACCCACAAAGCTGGTATCCACGCCAAGGCAATTCTCAACAACCCCAGCACCTACGAGATCCTCAAGCCCGAGGACTTTGGTCTTACTCGCTATGTTTCGATCGGCCACCGCCTGACCGGTTGGAACGCAGTCAAGAGCCGTGTTGAGCAGCTCAAGCTCACGCTCACTGATGAGCAGATCAAGGACGCGACCGCCAAGATCAAGGAGCTTGCCGACGTACGAACCCAGAGCATGGAAGATGTCGACACGGTGTTACGTGTTTACCACTCCGGTATCGTGAGCGGTGATCTAAGCGTTGGAGAACCAGAAAAGCTGGACCAGCTTCTGCGCAAGCACCGTGATTCATCTGCTACGTCTCAACCAATAGCTGCTTCGTCGTAGGTTATTAGGAGGAACTACCTGCTCACCCTCTCCAAAAAACATGCCGTGTAGGCGCTTTCCTTGACATTTAGTTAGCTTTTTTTGTACATTTTGTAATTTTCGTCTGGCACCCAGTGAATGACAAAGCATGAGTCTTAGCACAACTCGATGCCTTGCCTCAACCACGGAATACAAATACTCATTTTGGTAATACTTGAGATACGATAGGCTCCTCTATCGTAAGTCCCAACTAAATGACGGAACACCTTGTTAATTCCAAACTGACTATTGAGTTTAAGGCAGTTGAATTTTCTGCACATCCTGCTTGCAAAATACGGAAATTGTCGCCAGCGTCCGATTTAATGCGAACCATCTGCTTTATGTAGCCGGATGAATACATTATTGCCATCATTCCTCCTCAGGTTCGTATACTGCAGCCTTTGATCCCAGTGATTCCATTAGTTGTTTCTTTGATAATAATTATCTCTCGACGTACCTTGTTTGCATCTAATCCACCCAATTCCGTAACCAATCCGCCGTAAGGGTAACTCCGAGGCGCAGCTGGTCGTTCTGGGACGCTCGCTTTAACTGCCATTACAAAGCCCAAGAAAATAGTCACAGCGATGCCGAATTGCTTCAATGCATTTGCTCGCGAGATGTTGAAGACATCTGGGGCCCAGATGGAAAGGATTTCATGCTGCTCTGGGAGCTACGTACATAAGTTTGGTAGTCCATTCAGGAACAGCTTTTTATAAGTATAATATATTAATTCGTCGCGGAGGATAGACCCACAGTTTCTCCAAAGTTACGTCGGTCCTGAAGATTCCACCAGCCCTTCGCAGGCCGACGTTGTACGGAAATAGGAGGTATTTGTGGATAATCACCGAGCTGCGGATCGTTTTTGGGCTGCTTAAACTCTACTGGGGTCGCATAGGTGCGCATGAGCCCAAGACGGGGAACTGCTCGTCGGCGACAATCCTGGATAGCATGATGGCCAAGTGTGAGTGAATACGTAGTGGCTGTACTCCAAGCGCCTTGCAATTATATTAGCGCTTCGACCGTGGAACGCGTCATAGCTGATCCCCAATCTGTGGACGCCATTCCGCACACGATCCACAAACCATGTCGAGTGATCCAAAAGAGACTGCTGCTCCTACAGCTGATGAGCTCAAAGCTAAGGCTGAGGCTGAGAAGGCCCGTCAGGCCGCTGATGAACTCACCAAGTACAAGGTATTCGCCTTCGTTGTTGGAACCCTAAAACTTCTCTCCTAAACTTGTGACATAGGCAGCGGCCGAGATCGTTAACAACGCGATCAAGAAATTAGTGGAGCTCTCAGTTGAAGGAGCCAAGATTCTCGAACTTTGTGAAGAGGGTGACAAGCTCATCGAGACTGGCACATCCGCCGTTTACAACTCCAAGACTGCCAAGGGCAAGGTTACTAAGGGTAGGTGATAATTGAGATGACTACTAGTCTATATATCTAACGACGGTGAACCGTTGATTAGGCCTCGCGTTTCCTACTTCAATTTCGGTGAATAACTGTGTGTCCCATTACTCGCCAGTGCCGTAAGTCCAgagtgcgcatataatccCTGAAGACATCACACCTGATTAGTTCCGCCCCCTGTGACCTATTCGATACTTGTTTGGCATCAGAACCGACCCACTCGCCAATACTACACTCGCCAAGGGTGATGTGGTCAAGATTCATGTTGGTGCCCATATCGATGGCTTTGCCAGTGTCAGCGCCGAAACATTGATTGTTGGTGCAACGGAAGCCGAGCCTGCCACTGGTCGTGCAGCCGATGTAGTCAAGGCCGCATGGCATTGCGCTGAAGTTGCGATGCGGCTCGTTAAACCTGGAGAGAAGAATTGGACCGTTACTGATGCTATGAACAAGGTAGCAGCGGCTTGGGGGTGTAAGCCCGTTGAAGGTAAGCTCGGTCTGAAATGAATAGCGGCAGACGCATAAAAGACAAGAGTcctcagaagaagaaaaattGTGGCCTAACTAACGTTATTTTTTCATAGGTATGCtgtcttgtcaacaaacccAGAACGTAATCGACGGCAAGAAGCGAATTATCCTTAACCCAACTCCTGAGCTAAAGAGTGGTCTGGACACTGCTACATTTGCAGAAGGAGACGTTTGGGGCATTGATATACTCGTTGCTTCCACTGACGACGGAAAGGTACGAAAATCGGCTGTTCATCGACGTTACAAAACTGAAAAAGTGACTAGGTTAAACCTCAAGACTCTCGCACAACAATCTACCAGCGGGCTACTGACGTGACATATCAACTAAAGCtgaaggccgcgcgtgaaGCATTTTCGGACATTCAAAAGAAGGCAGGACCATTCCCCTTTACCATTCGTATTCTTGAAAACGAGAAGCGTGCGCGTGTGGGGGTACAAGAAGCTGTTCAGCACGGACTTTTAAGGCCGTATGATGTTGTGTAGGTGTTTCAGAGAGATAGGTTTGTCAGTATACCTGATTGAACATATCTATAGGTACACACCTGCAGGAAGCTACGTTGCTGCATTCCACTTTACTATTGCATTGCTTCCTGGTGGTCCATCTCTTATCAGTGCGCCACCTATTTGGTACAAGGCCGAGAAGCTTAAAACTGAGAAGGAGCTCGAGGATGAGGAGCTGAAAGCACTTGTTGGCAAGAAGCTCCGTGAGcccaagaaaaagaagaaaaaggcgGCAGGCGAGAGCGAGGCGAAGGAGGATGCTGAGTAAATGCGCCAAGAGAATTATGAAAAATGTTACCGAAATAATTATAACTGCGATGTTCATAAGTTACTTGAATTTTAAACTACATTGGCAGTATTTGTTTGAGCATGGACTCTCTGTCAGTTGGAGTATTCCATTTGAACACCCAAGGCTGGTGATGTTGAGGCTAAAATCGTTCATTAAGAAACTATCGACTAGACACATCTTATAAGTTGACATTGGTAGCATGATCTCCAAACTCCATCATTGTACGAGATACAAGATCAACGTTTTCAAGGAAGCCGTTGAGGGTCAATCGAGCCAGGCGGAGGGTCAGTGTTGAGAATGTCCTAATATGTGGAACTCCGTAAACACAAGATCTTGCATCCATAatcaatggtataattctgCATGAAAACTCACGCCACAAGGTCATTTCCTTCTACAGTCAATGTACGCTTCACCGCGTGAGGCTGCAGCTCTTTATCGACTTGAATAGTCTTTTGT
The nucleotide sequence above comes from Rhizoctonia solani chromosome 3, complete sequence. Encoded proteins:
- a CDS encoding class I glutamine amidotransferase-like protein gives rise to the protein MAGALFDYHPELQPVTFLVLDKDHPSTTMLPDRWTYKEEVYNFRSDPRSIGAKILLSVDPSSYTDTHIRTYDQGSPHPIAWYQERGAGAADGSTAGRGFYTSLGHLESTWTDQIFLMHVLGGIQWALASNTTRAMNPNGQVGAVPSSTSSKESQMRGLIESRGNGTRDQLRTTRCKSRSTGTFANLRDSFKRVLSPERSQVEARDGRLPTTADRSRSRGREFQSTGRGGAGNFVRSESVSRTREDGVGQERGREILPASKVTHSGRGGAGNIRSPSRDPEADIRALSHEREIIEDHRRTEEGQVVALNWPWWLWKHGSLRSRSREPSKAVHSSGRGGFGNITAGDGHGLANLEEEERVHHAHVPELRWERYRWSCPCPEIIAPSPVAEGVQWRSSGRGGAGNMKPVHHADPHGVAEEGRGRKEHTGIGGFIDRLTSRSRDPQHHDH
- a CDS encoding NADH-ubiquinone oxidoreductase family protein, translated to MRTYATPVEFKQPKNDPQLGDYPQIPPISVQRRPAKGWWNLQDRRNFGETLPEQHEILSIWAPDVFNISRANALKQFGIAVTIFLGFVMAVKASVPERPAAPRSYPYGGLVTELGGLDANKAAVYEPEEE
- a CDS encoding Metallopeptidase family M24 encodes the protein MSSDPKETAAPTADELKAKAEAEKARQAADELTKYKAAAEIVNNAIKKLVELSVEGAKILELCEEGDKLIETGTSAVYNSKTAKGKVTKGLAFPTSISVNNCVSHYSPVPTDPLANTTLAKGDVVKIHVGAHIDGFASVSAETLIVGATEAEPATGRAADVVKAAWHCAEVAMRLVKPGEKNWTVTDAMNKVAAAWGCKPVEGMLSCQQTQNVIDGKKRIILNPTPELKSGLDTATFAEGDVWGIDILVASTDDGKVKPQDSRTTIYQRATDVTYQLKLKAAREAFSDIQKKAGPFPFTIRILENEKRARVGVQEAVQHGLLRPYDVVYTPAGSYVAAFHFTIALLPGGPSLISAPPIWYKAEKLKTEKELEDEELKALVGKKLREPKKKKKKAAGESEAKEDADAFTLKNVRQARVDKEDLAGLAGDLEDGEDYTIPKYPRSMLRFELSDGTKTMRAIEYRRIPDFELGVTPLGTKIYVKEANVRRGIIYLESFSIKLTRPSRLPEEDPETEQNIRMESRQPERRIEPPPAAPVIAPRISAPHTTTRAVDNLPPATTNSNSAPIVDLDPDDLEIDLGYEDSYSIGDGVRDGHDGDADEVDYEINEAFLQDLDEAEQRVQVVIDVDEDSQVEAQSTVGPTKTTRPVDIEEVIDISD